The following are from one region of the Salvia hispanica cultivar TCC Black 2014 chromosome 1, UniMelb_Shisp_WGS_1.0, whole genome shotgun sequence genome:
- the LOC125197165 gene encoding uncharacterized protein LOC125197165 — protein MNFTLNFENILLLFLLPPHFILTKRNDAREAPTSHHLLLPPPPSAVAASGGPSLSLSPPFVSLLSLLSLSLSSLTPLSSLGPAYAPLLCARRLAVAAFPLSDSAAVTAMHHLDRRRRPLYLSPSFSRIRRSLAILRQICEGAKSVMDLKEVELSSLVDGFLARPKSDRFMTVR, from the exons ATGAACTTTACACTTAACTTCGAAAATATACTCTTAc tatttcttcttcctcctcattTTATCCTAACCAAAAGAAATGATGCGAGAGAAGCTCCCACTTCTCACCACCTGCtactgccgccgccgccgtccgCCGTCGCCGCCTCCGGCGggccctctctctctctctcccctccATTcgtctctcttctttctctcctctctctctctctttcttctctcacTCCTCTCTCCTCCCTCGGCCCTGCTTACGCGCCGCTGCTGTGCGCGCGGCGGCTCGCCGTCGCTGCCTTCCCCCTCTCGGATTCCGCCGCCGTCACCGCCATGCACCACCTAgaccgccgccgccgaccTCTCTACCTATCTCCCTCTTTCTCTCGGATCCGCCGCTCCCTCGCCATTCTCCGACAG ATTTGTGAAGGGGCGAAATCAGTGATGGATTTGAAGGAGGTTGAGCTGTCATCGTTGGTTGACGGTTTCCTAGCTCGCCCGAAATCTGACAGATTCATGACCGTGAGATAA
- the LOC125211746 gene encoding DNA damage-repair/toleration protein DRT100-like, which produces MATNAFYSLSAILILLSLLSLSNACFPSDRAALLAFKSTLHESNLHLFDTWSGSNCCHRWYGVSCDPETRRVADINLRGESEDPLFRKSNTSSGYMTGTISLAVCLLPRLSALTLADWKALSGPIPPCLTSLPFLRVLDLAGNQFSGQIPADIGRLSRLAVLNLADNQISGQIPANFGNLTSLTHLDLRGNQISGQIPPNFGNLRMLSRALLSRNKLTGSIPPSVSYIYRLSDLDLSLNSLTGPIPAGLGKMAVLATLNLDGNRISGPIPTTLIGSGISILNLSRNEIGGYIPDLFGARSYFTVLDLSYNNLTGRIPKSISAATFVGHLDVSHNHLCGAIPAGAPFDHLEASSFAYNDCLCGKPLKPC; this is translated from the coding sequence ATGGCCACCAACGCCTTCTATTCCTTATCCgccatattaatattattatcactCCTCTCCCTAAGCAATGCCTGCTTCCCCTCCGACCGCGCCGCCCTCCTCGCCTTCAAGTCCACTCTCCACGAGTCCAACCTACACCTCTTCGACACCTGGTCCGGCAGCAACTGCTGCCACCGCTGGTACGGCGTCAGCTGCGACCCCGAGACCCGCCGCGTCGCCGACATCAACCTCCGCGGCGAGTCCGAGGATCCCCTCTTCCGCAAGTCCAACACCTCCTCCGGCTACATGACCGGCACCATCTCCCTCGCCGTCTGCCTCCTCCCCCGTCTCTCCGCCCTCACCCTCGCCGACTGGAAAGCCCTCTCCGGCCCCATCCCCCCCTGCCTCACCTCCCTCCCCTTCCTCCGCGTCCTCGACCTCGCCGGCAACCAATTCTCCGGCCAGATCCCCGCCGACATCGGCCGCCTCTCCCGCCTCGCCGTCCTCAACCTCGCCGACAACCAGATCTCCGGCCAGATCCCTGCCAATTTCGGCAATCTCACCTCCCTCACGCACCTCGACCTCCGCGGAAACCAGATCTCCGGCCAGATCCCGCCCAATTTCGGGAATCTGAGAATGCTGAGCCGCGCACTGCTCAGCAGGAACAAGCTCACCGGTTCAATTCCGCCCTCGGTCTCCTACATCTACCGCCTCTCCGATCTGGATCTGTCTCTTAACAGCCTCACCGGTCCGATCCCCGCCGGCCTCGGCAAAATGGCGGTTCTCGCCACATTAAACCTCGACGGAAACAGGATCTCCGGTCCGATTCCGACGACGCTGATCGGTTCGGGGATTAGTATACTGAATTTGAGCAGGAACGAGATTGGAGGTTACATTCCGGATTTGTTCGGGGCGAGATCGTACTTCACTGTGCTGGATTTGTCGTACAACAATCTGACCGGGCGGATTCCGAAGTCGATATCGGCGGCGACGTTTGTAGGGCACCTGGACGTGAGCCATAACCACCTCTGTGGGGCCATACCGGCGGGGGCTCCGTTTGATCATCTCGAAGCGTCGTCGTTTGCATACAATGATTGCCTCTGTGGGAAACCGCTTAAACCTTGttag